A window of Arachis hypogaea chloroplast, complete genome contains these coding sequences:
- the matK gene encoding maturase K: protein MKEYQRYLELDRSRQQNFLYPLIFREYIYGLASGHDFNRNRYILSENVDYDKKSSLLIVKRLITRIYQQNHLILFDNDSSKNQFWGSNKNLYSQIISEGFAIVMEIPFSRQLSSSLEEAEIIKSFNNLQSIHSIFSFFEDKFTYLKFFSDVRIPYPIHLEILVQTLRYWVKDPPLFHLLRLFLYEYCNWNSLITQKKLIFTFSKSNPRFFLFLYNFYVCEHESIFLFLRKKSSFLRLNSFSVLFERIYFYTKIEHLVEVFSNNFSSTLSFFKDPLIHYVRYQGKSILASKNAPFLMNKWRYYLIYFWQCYFDIWSQPRMIHIKELFENSFHFFWGGYLSNVRLNFSVVRSQMLENSFLIEIVMKKLDTIVPIIPLIRSLAKAKFCNILGHPISKPVWADSSDFDIIDRYLRICRNLSHYYNGSSKKSLYRIKYIIRLSCIKTLARKHKRTLRAFLKRLDSEELLKEFFTEEEEILSLIFPRSSSTLRRLYRSRIWYLDILFSNDPINVN, encoded by the coding sequence ATGAAAGAATATCAAAGATATTTAGAACTAGATAGATCTCGTCAACAGAACTTCCTATACCCACTTATTTTTCGGGAGTATATTTATGGACTCGCCTCTGGTCATGATTTTAATAGAAATCGATATATTTTGTCGGAAAATGTGGATTATGATAAGAAATCTAGCTTACTAATTGTAAAACGGTTAATTACTCGAATATATCAACAGAATCATTTGATTCTTTTTGATAACGATTCAAGTAAAAATCAATTTTGGGGGTCTAACAAGAATTTGTATTCTCAAATAATATCAGAGGGTTTTGCCATTGTCATGGAAATTCCATTTTCCCGACAATTAAGTTCTTCTTTAGAGGAGGCGGAAATCATAAAATCTTTTAATAATTTGCAATCAATTCATTCCATTTTTTCCTTTTTCGAGGATAAATTTACATATTTAAAATTTTTTTCCGATGTACGAATACCCTATCCTATCCATCTGGAAATCTTAGTTCAAACTCTTCGATACTGGGTGAAAGATCCACCCCTTTTTCATTTATTAAGATTGTTTCTTTATGAGTATTGTAATTGGAATAGTCTTATTACTCAAAAAAAACTTATTTTTACTTTTTCAAAAAGTAATCCAAGATTTTTCTTGTTTCTATATAATTTTTATGTATGTGAACACGAATCCATCTTCCTTTTTTTACGTAAAAAATCCTCTTTTTTACGATTAAACTCTTTTAGCGTTCTTTTTGAGCGAATCTATTTCTATACAAAAATAGAGCATCTTGTAGAAGTCTTTTCGAATAATTTTTCGTCTACCTTATCATTCTTCAAGGATCCTTTGATTCATTATGTTAGATATCAAGGAAAATCCATTCTGGCTTCAAAGAATGCGCCTTTTTTGATGAATAAATGGAGATACTATCTCATTTATTTCTGGCAATGTTATTTTGATATTTGGTCTCAACCCCGAATGATCCATATAAAGGAATTATTTGAGAATTCATTTCATTTTTTTTGGGGGGGCTATCTTTCAAATGTACGGCTAAACTTTTCAGTGGTACGGAGTCAAATGCTAGAAAATTCATTTCTAATAGAAATTGTTATGAAAAAACTTGATACAATAGTCCCAATTATTCCCTTAATTAGATCTTTAGCTAAAGCGAAATTTTGTAATATATTAGGACATCCCATTAGTAAGCCCGTTTGGGCCGATTCATCTGATTTTGATATAATTGACCGGTATTTGCGGATATGCAGAAATCTTTCTCATTATTATAATGGATCCTCAAAAAAAAGTTTGTATCGAATAAAATATATAATTCGGCTTTCTTGTATTAAAACTTTGGCTCGTAAACACAAGAGGACTTTACGCGCTTTTTTGAAAAGATTAGATTCAGAAGAATTATTAAAAGAATTCTTTACAGAGGAAGAAGAGATTCTTTCT
- the rbcL gene encoding ribulose 1,5-bisphosphate carboxylase/oxygenase large subunit — protein MSPQTETKASVGFKAGVKDYKLTYYTPEYETKDTDILAAFRVTPQPGVPPEEAGAAVAAESSTGTWTTVWTDGLTSLDRYKGRCYNIEPVAGEENQYIAYVAYPLDLFEEGSVTNMFTSIVGNVFGFKALRALRLEDLRIPISYIKTFQGPPHGIQVERDKLNKYGRPLLGCTIKPKLGLSAKNYGRAVYECLRGGLDFTKDDENVNSQPFMRWRDRFLFCAEAIFKSQAETGEIKGHYLNATAGTCEEMIKRAVFARELGAPIVMHDYLTGGFTANTSLAHYCRDNGLLLHIHRAMHAVIDRQKNHGMHFRVLAKALRLSGGDHIHAGTVVGKLEGERDITLGFVDLLRDDFIEKDRSRGIYFTQDWVSLPGVLPVASGGIHVWHMPALTEIFGDDSVLQFGGGTLGHPWGNAPGAVANRVALEACVQARNEGRDLAREGNEIIREASKWSPELAAACEVWKAIKFEFPAMDTL, from the coding sequence ATGTCACCACAAACAGAGACTAAAGCAAGTGTTGGGTTCAAAGCTGGTGTTAAAGATTATAAATTGACTTATTATACTCCTGAGTATGAAACGAAAGATACTGATATCTTGGCAGCATTCCGAGTAACTCCTCAACCTGGAGTTCCTCCGGAAGAAGCGGGTGCCGCGGTAGCTGCCGAATCTTCTACTGGTACATGGACAACTGTTTGGACCGATGGGCTTACCAGTCTTGATCGTTACAAAGGACGATGCTACAACATCGAGCCGGTTGCTGGCGAAGAAAATCAATATATTGCCTATGTAGCTTATCCTTTAGACCTTTTTGAGGAAGGTTCTGTTACTAACATGTTTACTTCCATTGTAGGTAATGTATTTGGGTTCAAGGCCCTTCGCGCCCTACGTCTGGAAGATTTGCGAATCCCTATCTCTTATATTAAAACTTTCCAAGGTCCGCCTCATGGCATCCAAGTTGAAAGAGATAAATTAAACAAGTATGGTCGCCCCCTATTGGGATGTACTATTAAACCAAAATTGGGGTTATCCGCGAAGAATTACGGTAGAGCAGTTTATGAATGTCTTCGCGGTGGACTTGATTTTACCAAAGATGATGAAAATGTGAATTCTCAACCATTTATGCGTTGGAGAGACCGTTTCTTATTTTGTGCCGAAGCAATTTTTAAATCCCAGGCCGAAACTGGTGAAATCAAAGGGCATTACTTGAACGCTACTGCAGGTACATGCGAAGAAATGATAAAAAGAGCTGTATTTGCTAGAGAATTGGGCGCTCCTATCGTAATGCACGATTACTTAACAGGGGGATTCACTGCAAATACTAGTTTGGCTCATTATTGCCGGGATAATGGACTACTTCTTCATATCCATCGTGCAATGCACGCAGTTATCGATAGACAGAAGAATCATGGTATGCACTTTCGTGTACTAGCTAAAGCGTTACGTTTGTCTGGTGGAGATCATATTCACGCCGGTACCGTAGTAGGTAAACTTGAAGGGGAAAGAGATATTACTTTAGGTTTTGTTGATTTATTACGTGATGATTTTATTGAAAAAGATCGAAGCCGTGGGATTTATTTCACTCAGGATTGGGTTTCTCTACCAGGTGTTCTTCCCGTTGCTTCAGGGGGTATTCACGTTTGGCATATGCCTGCTCTGACCGAGATCTTTGGAGATGATTCCGTACTCCAATTCGGTGGTGGAACCTTAGGGCATCCTTGGGGAAATGCACCAGGTGCCGTAGCTAATCGAGTAGCTCTCGAAGCATGTGTACAGGCTCGGAATGAGGGTCGTGATCTTGCTCGTGAGGGTAATGAAATCATCCGTGAGGCGAGCAAATGGAGTCCTGAATTAGCTGCTGCTTGTGAAGTATGGAAGGCGATCAAATTTGAATTCCCAGCAATGGATACTTTGTAA
- the atpB gene encoding ATP synthase CF1 beta subunit translates to MRINPTTSGPEISVLEKKNLGRIDQIIGPVLDVAFPPGKMPNIYNALVVKGRDIVGQQINVTCEVQQLLGNNRVRAVAMSATDGLMRGMEVIDTGAPLSVPVGGATLGRIFNVLGEPIDNLGPVDTRTTSPIHRSAPAFIQLDTKLSIFETGIKVVDLLAPYRRGGKIGLFGGAGVGKTVLIMELINNIAKAHGGVSVFGGVGERTREGNDLYMEMKESGVINEKTIGESKVALVYGQMNEPPGARMRVGLTALTMAEYFRDVNEQDVLLFIDNIFRFVQAGSEVSALLGRMPSAVGYQPTLSTEMGSLQERITSTKEGSITSIQAVYVPADDLTDPAPATTFAHLDATTVLSRGLAAKGIYPAVDPLDSTSTMLQPRIVGEEHYETAQRVKQTLQRYKELQDIIAILGLDELSEEDRLTVARARKIERFLSQPFFVAEVFTGSPGKYVGLAETIRGFKLILSGELDGLPEQAFYLVGNIDEATAKATNLEMEGKLKK, encoded by the coding sequence ATGAGAATAAATCCTACCACTTCTGGTCCTGAGATTTCTGTGCTTGAAAAAAAAAACCTGGGACGTATCGACCAAATAATAGGTCCGGTATTGGATGTAGCTTTCCCTCCAGGGAAGATGCCAAATATTTACAACGCTCTGGTAGTAAAGGGTCGAGACATTGTTGGTCAACAAATTAACGTGACTTGTGAAGTACAGCAATTATTAGGAAATAATCGAGTTAGAGCTGTAGCTATGAGCGCTACAGATGGTCTAATGAGAGGAATGGAAGTGATTGATACGGGAGCTCCCCTAAGTGTTCCAGTGGGCGGAGCAACTCTAGGACGAATTTTTAACGTACTTGGCGAACCTATTGATAATTTGGGTCCTGTAGATACTCGCACAACATCTCCTATTCATCGATCCGCGCCTGCCTTTATACAATTAGACACAAAATTATCCATTTTTGAAACCGGAATTAAAGTAGTAGATCTTTTAGCTCCTTATCGCCGTGGAGGAAAGATTGGACTCTTTGGCGGAGCTGGAGTGGGTAAAACAGTACTTATTATGGAATTGATCAATAACATTGCCAAAGCTCATGGCGGTGTATCCGTATTTGGCGGAGTGGGGGAGCGTACTCGTGAGGGAAATGATCTTTACATGGAAATGAAAGAATCCGGAGTAATTAATGAAAAAACTATTGGAGAATCAAAAGTTGCTCTAGTGTACGGTCAAATGAATGAACCGCCTGGAGCCCGTATGAGAGTTGGTTTAACTGCCCTAACTATGGCGGAATATTTCAGAGATGTTAATGAACAAGACGTGCTTCTATTTATCGACAATATCTTCCGATTCGTCCAAGCGGGATCCGAAGTGTCAGCCTTATTGGGTCGAATGCCTTCCGCTGTAGGTTATCAACCGACCCTTAGTACCGAAATGGGTTCTTTACAAGAAAGAATTACTTCTACCAAAGAAGGGTCTATAACTTCTATTCAAGCAGTTTATGTACCCGCAGACGATTTGACCGACCCTGCCCCTGCTACGACATTTGCACATTTGGATGCTACGACCGTACTATCAAGAGGATTGGCTGCCAAAGGTATCTATCCAGCTGTAGATCCTTTAGATTCAACGTCAACTATGCTCCAACCTCGGATTGTTGGTGAAGAACATTATGAAACTGCGCAAAGAGTTAAACAAACTTTACAGCGTTACAAAGAACTTCAGGACATTATAGCTATCCTTGGGTTGGACGAATTATCCGAAGAGGATCGCTTAACTGTAGCAAGAGCACGGAAAATTGAGCGTTTCTTATCACAGCCTTTTTTCGTAGCAGAAGTATTTACCGGTTCGCCAGGAAAATATGTAGGTCTAGCAGAAACAATTAGAGGGTTTAAATTGATTCTTTCTGGAGAATTAGACGGTCTTCCCGAGCAAGCCTTTTATTTGGTGGGTAATATCGATGAAGCAACTGCGAAGGCTACGAACTTAGAAATGGAGGGGAAATTGAAGAAATGA
- the atpE gene encoding ATP synthase CF1 epsilon subunit, which translates to MTLNLCVLTPNRIVWDSEVKEIILSTNSGQIGVLPNHAPIATAVDIGILRIRLNDQWVTMALMGGFARIGNNKITILVNDAEKSSDIDPEEAKQTLEIAEANLSKAEGKRQLIEANLSLRRARTRVEAINMLSQ; encoded by the coding sequence ATGACTTTAAATCTTTGTGTACTGACCCCCAATCGAATTGTTTGGGATTCAGAAGTGAAGGAAATTATTTTGTCCACTAATAGTGGACAAATTGGAGTATTACCAAATCATGCACCTATTGCTACAGCTGTAGATATAGGTATCTTGAGAATACGCCTTAATGACCAATGGGTAACAATGGCTCTGATGGGTGGTTTTGCTAGAATAGGCAATAATAAGATCACCATTTTAGTAAATGATGCCGAGAAGAGTAGTGACATTGATCCAGAAGAAGCTAAACAAACTCTTGAAATAGCAGAAGCTAACTTGAGTAAAGCTGAAGGCAAGAGACAACTAATCGAGGCAAATCTATCTCTCCGACGAGCTAGGACACGAGTAGAGGCTATCAATATGCTTTCGCAATAA
- the ndhC gene encoding NADH-plastoquinone oxidoreductase subunit 3 — MFLLYDYDIFWAFLIISSLIPILAFLISGILAPISKGPEKLSSYESGIEPMGDAWLQFRIRYYMFALVFVVFDVETVFLYPWAIGFDILGISVFIEALIFVLILIVGSVYAWRKGALEWS; from the coding sequence ATGTTTTTGCTTTACGACTATGATATTTTTTGGGCATTTCTAATAATATCCAGCCTTATTCCTATTTTGGCATTTCTAATTTCTGGAATTTTAGCCCCGATTAGCAAAGGGCCCGAAAAACTTTCTAGTTATGAATCGGGAATAGAACCAATGGGTGATGCTTGGTTACAATTTCGAATCCGTTATTATATGTTTGCTCTAGTTTTTGTTGTTTTTGATGTTGAGACGGTTTTTCTTTATCCCTGGGCAATAGGTTTTGATATATTGGGGATATCCGTATTTATAGAAGCTTTAATTTTCGTGCTTATCCTAATTGTTGGTTCAGTTTATGCATGGCGAAAAGGGGCATTAGAATGGTCTTAA